In Nocardia asteroides, the following proteins share a genomic window:
- a CDS encoding type I polyketide synthase produces MSDIAIVGIGCRFAGGIDSPESFWDFVVDKRDGVVDIPADRWDYRRYYDPEPRTPGRAYTKRGAFLTTDPWEFDPDFFGISPREATVLDPQQRLLLEVTWEALDDAGIAGGAAGAQVGVYVGGFVVDQSVIGVVGPALFHTDMHTPASASYTMLSNRIAYALNLVGPAITVDTACSSSLVAFHLACQALANDDCRVALAGGVNVMLQPETFVLMCKGGFLATDGRCKSFDAAADGYGRGEGAGMVALKRLDDAVADGDRIYAVVKATGSNQDGRTTAITVPNADSQEALARTVCARSGLAPSAITYLEAHGTGTLVGDPVELRALGRVFGAASGRIGSVGVGSVKATIGHTEAAAGVASVIKAALAISHRTLPPQGWLDTPNPDIPFADLGLHVQTAAEPLAADAGPMSVAVNGFGYGGTNAHAILAEFTGQQAPSAPHRHLGILPISARGTGAARALAGRFADLLTAGADPDHLAEAAWTRMAHHPFRTGVLLGDSTEDLIRDLRGYAAGEGRDAARTVVSAAAEPVFVFSGMGPQHWRMGRDLLGAGGVFAETAHRIDAEFRAVAGWSIIAELLRPEAESRIGRTEVAQPANFLIQVGLVAELAEYGITPAAVVGHSVGEVSAAYVSGMLTLRDAVRVAYHRARLQASTAGTGGMLAVGTPPDQAEALVAGDPHVDIAAVNSPAAVTLSGAVDRLDDLAERLTEDGVFARRLRVEVPYHSRLMDPIEDELRAVLADLTPRQPTVPLYSTVTGELVTEGDWDAEYWWSNVRQPVRFAAAVGRLLAAGSRVIVEVGPHPVLSGNIREALVDADVVGTTVPTLDREQADQDSLRRTLIGLHAAGVLDRAALFPADRPVTPHLPLPRYPWQRTRLHAALPLFEQARLGTPDGYAMLGDPDVEGRPEWLLQVGTELLPWLADHVVNGVKIMPGAAYLDAALSATASRLGVKQVALEQVRFVAPLIMGAPDVPLVALSIEEASGRFLLRSRSATGTAWTVHASGRTLTGGYEQTTVAVPEIEVGIDVDPELFYAGLAAAGLQYGPSFRRVTSVRVGADVVVATVDGGIAAGSGHLAHPAVVDAAMQCAAMLFADDRITEGVMVPVGVAAVRLLAELPETVTVVARRDVGARLRADVDLLDGDRRLIARLTGLQIGALKPGDDPLHRMADFYYADTMTELEPIDLAALTDAGPAATVVVELGDTETAVELAAAIPGAQVYVAHPEDPDLEAGLRTRLDAAAGTATRLHVCVVAGAVPDDLAALWALKRIAVAVAEFAEPPAEGETGPRSVFGTGAVHVTLVTRRAFTLPDSPSAPDPRHAALAGARRVLLNEQTPLRWRLIDTEPGTPIADLVTELAVPGAFSYDNCDEVLLRAGTRWAPVVTKPLPDRLAELDTAEPLTDPEANFALDVPRTRLLSQVGWRQCDRPAPGPGEVEVRMQVIGLNYKDPLKIIGLLGERELAPTYFGTVPGMEGVGTVVRVGDGVDDVAVGALVAVAAKGMMRRFAVVDRQLVVALPADTDPGHCTSTIAFGTAEYALLDLAKLQPGETVLIHGAAGGVGTAAIQVAKAQGARIIGTASTPERRAHILAAGADHAVNSRSLNFVDDVLALTGGAGAEVIVSSAPGEILRQNFHAAAEFGRIVEVGKADIYTGGLLELAVFDKNLAYYSMDLDRLVAVRPQRLARLLERVFEKVTEGTYTPLPYQLFGTEEVGKAFEETLRSSRPARIAVRVDTPEPAVRPQLPDVEIDSAATYLITGGFGGFGLAIGRWLTLRGARRLVLVGRRGATTDAARDQLAAWRTLGVEVIEELADIADDAAVAGVVARAHGAEHPLRGVFHAAGAVADNNIGKMTFDQLDLVYRPKVHGARLVHDAIRDAGITLDMFVLCSSGGSMYGIYGQYNYCAANLAVEALAEEWTRAGERALCVGWGHLSGATGGMAADETAEKYLDLVGFGPIDMADATAYLEQTLRLGAIRAAIIPTDWAKLTGTFPQLTRTGRTVALAKAAAKDTSELARLRAELAAMDDTKRGPYIARKMADELAVVMGVPVESIDMTIPVPELGLDSLMAVELGARVTKTLGIDLMSLQMGRSFSLEQAGPKVAELVLASEPAAAQPLPDPSHTEPDDPAAAVGEASMALAR; encoded by the coding sequence GTGTCGGATATTGCCATCGTAGGGATCGGGTGCCGATTCGCGGGCGGCATCGATTCACCGGAATCTTTCTGGGATTTCGTCGTCGACAAACGGGACGGCGTCGTCGATATTCCGGCGGACCGGTGGGATTACCGCCGCTACTACGATCCGGAACCACGCACCCCAGGCCGCGCCTACACCAAACGTGGCGCCTTCCTGACCACCGATCCGTGGGAGTTCGACCCCGATTTCTTCGGCATCTCCCCGCGCGAGGCCACGGTGCTCGACCCGCAGCAGCGGCTGCTGCTCGAGGTCACCTGGGAGGCGCTCGACGACGCGGGCATCGCCGGCGGCGCGGCGGGCGCGCAGGTGGGGGTGTACGTCGGCGGGTTCGTCGTGGACCAGTCGGTGATCGGGGTGGTGGGGCCCGCGCTGTTCCACACCGACATGCACACCCCGGCCAGCGCCTCCTACACCATGCTGTCGAACCGGATCGCCTACGCGCTCAACCTGGTCGGCCCCGCCATCACCGTCGACACCGCGTGCTCGTCCTCGCTGGTCGCGTTCCACCTGGCCTGCCAGGCGCTGGCGAACGACGACTGCCGGGTGGCGCTGGCGGGCGGGGTCAACGTGATGTTGCAGCCGGAGACCTTCGTCCTGATGTGCAAGGGCGGTTTCCTGGCCACCGACGGCCGCTGCAAGTCCTTCGACGCCGCCGCCGACGGTTACGGCCGCGGCGAGGGCGCGGGCATGGTGGCGCTCAAGCGGCTCGACGACGCGGTGGCCGACGGCGACCGGATCTACGCGGTCGTCAAGGCCACCGGCTCGAACCAGGACGGCCGCACCACCGCCATCACCGTGCCCAACGCCGACTCCCAGGAAGCGCTGGCCCGCACCGTGTGCGCCCGCTCGGGCCTGGCCCCGAGCGCGATCACCTACCTGGAGGCGCACGGCACCGGCACCCTCGTCGGCGATCCGGTCGAATTGCGCGCGCTGGGAAGGGTTTTCGGCGCCGCGTCGGGACGGATCGGCTCCGTGGGAGTCGGTTCGGTGAAGGCGACCATCGGGCACACCGAGGCGGCGGCCGGGGTGGCGAGCGTGATCAAGGCCGCGCTCGCGATCAGCCACCGCACCCTGCCGCCGCAGGGCTGGCTCGACACCCCGAACCCGGACATCCCCTTCGCCGATCTCGGCCTGCACGTCCAGACCGCGGCCGAACCGCTGGCCGCCGACGCCGGACCGATGTCGGTGGCGGTCAACGGATTCGGCTACGGCGGCACCAACGCGCACGCCATCCTCGCCGAGTTCACCGGGCAGCAGGCACCGTCCGCGCCGCACCGGCACCTCGGCATCCTGCCCATCTCGGCGCGCGGCACCGGGGCGGCGCGGGCGCTGGCGGGCCGCTTCGCCGATCTCCTCACCGCGGGCGCCGACCCGGACCACCTGGCCGAGGCCGCCTGGACCCGGATGGCGCACCATCCGTTCCGCACCGGCGTGCTGCTCGGGGACAGCACCGAGGACCTGATCCGTGACCTGCGCGGCTACGCGGCGGGGGAGGGCCGCGACGCGGCGCGCACCGTGGTCTCCGCGGCGGCCGAGCCGGTGTTCGTGTTCTCGGGGATGGGCCCGCAGCACTGGCGGATGGGCCGGGACCTGCTCGGCGCGGGCGGGGTGTTCGCCGAGACCGCGCACCGGATCGACGCGGAGTTCCGCGCCGTCGCCGGCTGGTCGATCATCGCCGAACTGCTGCGCCCGGAAGCCGAATCCCGTATCGGCAGAACCGAAGTCGCCCAGCCGGCCAACTTCCTGATCCAGGTGGGGCTGGTCGCCGAACTCGCCGAGTACGGCATCACCCCCGCCGCCGTCGTCGGGCACAGCGTCGGCGAGGTGTCGGCCGCCTATGTCAGCGGCATGCTGACGCTGCGGGACGCGGTCCGGGTGGCCTACCACCGCGCCCGCCTGCAGGCGAGCACCGCGGGGACCGGCGGCATGCTCGCGGTCGGCACCCCGCCGGACCAGGCCGAGGCGCTGGTCGCCGGCGATCCGCACGTCGACATCGCCGCCGTGAACAGCCCGGCCGCGGTCACCCTGTCCGGTGCGGTCGACCGGCTCGACGACCTGGCCGAAAGGCTCACCGAGGACGGCGTTTTCGCGCGCAGGCTGCGCGTCGAGGTGCCCTACCACAGCCGGCTGATGGACCCGATCGAAGACGAACTGCGCGCGGTGCTGGCCGATCTCACGCCGCGACAGCCCACCGTGCCGCTGTACTCGACGGTGACCGGCGAGTTGGTCACCGAGGGCGACTGGGACGCGGAGTACTGGTGGTCCAATGTGCGCCAGCCCGTGCGGTTCGCCGCCGCCGTCGGGCGCCTGCTCGCCGCGGGCAGCCGGGTCATCGTGGAGGTCGGTCCGCATCCGGTGTTGTCGGGCAATATCCGCGAGGCGCTGGTCGACGCCGACGTCGTCGGGACCACCGTCCCCACCCTGGACCGTGAGCAGGCCGACCAGGACAGCCTGCGGCGCACCCTCATCGGGCTGCACGCCGCCGGTGTGCTGGATCGCGCGGCGCTGTTCCCCGCCGACCGGCCGGTGACCCCGCATCTGCCGCTGCCGCGCTACCCCTGGCAGCGGACCCGCCTGCACGCCGCGCTGCCGCTGTTCGAGCAGGCCCGCCTCGGCACGCCCGACGGGTACGCGATGCTGGGCGACCCCGATGTGGAGGGCAGGCCGGAATGGCTGCTCCAGGTCGGCACCGAACTGCTGCCGTGGCTGGCCGACCATGTCGTCAACGGGGTCAAGATCATGCCGGGCGCGGCCTACCTCGACGCCGCCCTCAGCGCCACCGCGTCCCGGCTGGGCGTGAAACAGGTCGCGCTGGAACAGGTCCGGTTCGTCGCGCCGCTGATCATGGGCGCGCCCGATGTGCCGCTCGTGGCGCTGAGCATCGAGGAGGCCAGCGGACGTTTCCTGCTGCGCTCGCGCAGCGCGACCGGGACGGCGTGGACGGTGCACGCTTCGGGGCGCACCCTGACCGGCGGTTACGAACAGACGACCGTGGCGGTGCCCGAGATCGAGGTGGGCATCGACGTCGATCCGGAGCTGTTCTACGCCGGGCTGGCCGCGGCGGGCCTGCAGTACGGCCCGTCGTTCCGCCGGGTGACCTCGGTGCGCGTCGGCGCGGACGTGGTGGTGGCGACCGTCGACGGCGGCATCGCCGCGGGCTCCGGGCATCTGGCCCACCCCGCCGTCGTCGACGCGGCCATGCAGTGCGCGGCCATGCTGTTCGCCGACGACCGCATCACCGAGGGCGTGATGGTGCCGGTCGGGGTGGCCGCCGTGCGCCTGCTCGCCGAGCTGCCCGAGACCGTCACGGTCGTCGCCCGCCGCGACGTCGGCGCGCGCCTGCGCGCCGACGTCGATCTGCTCGACGGCGACCGGCGCCTGATCGCCCGGCTGACCGGCCTGCAGATCGGCGCGCTGAAACCCGGCGACGATCCGCTGCACCGGATGGCCGACTTCTACTACGCCGACACGATGACCGAACTCGAACCGATCGACCTCGCGGCGCTCACCGACGCCGGCCCGGCGGCGACGGTCGTCGTGGAGCTCGGCGACACCGAGACCGCCGTCGAACTGGCCGCGGCCATCCCCGGCGCGCAGGTGTACGTCGCGCACCCGGAGGACCCCGACCTCGAAGCCGGACTGCGAACCCGGCTGGACGCGGCCGCGGGCACGGCGACGCGGCTGCACGTCTGTGTGGTCGCCGGCGCGGTGCCCGACGATCTCGCCGCCCTGTGGGCGCTCAAGCGGATCGCCGTCGCGGTGGCGGAATTCGCCGAACCGCCCGCCGAGGGCGAGACCGGCCCGCGCTCGGTGTTCGGCACCGGCGCCGTCCACGTCACCCTGGTGACCCGCCGCGCCTTCACCCTGCCCGACAGCCCGAGCGCGCCCGACCCGCGGCACGCCGCGCTGGCCGGTGCCCGCCGGGTCCTGCTCAACGAGCAGACACCGCTGCGGTGGCGGCTGATCGACACCGAACCCGGCACCCCGATCGCCGACCTCGTCACCGAACTCGCGGTACCCGGCGCGTTCTCCTACGACAACTGCGACGAAGTGCTGCTGCGCGCCGGGACACGATGGGCGCCGGTGGTGACCAAGCCGCTGCCCGACCGGCTCGCGGAACTCGACACCGCCGAGCCGCTCACCGACCCCGAGGCGAACTTCGCCCTCGACGTGCCGCGCACCCGCCTGCTCTCGCAGGTGGGGTGGCGGCAGTGTGATCGCCCGGCGCCGGGACCCGGCGAGGTCGAGGTCCGAATGCAGGTCATCGGGCTGAACTACAAGGACCCGCTCAAGATCATCGGATTGCTCGGCGAACGCGAACTCGCGCCGACCTACTTCGGCACCGTTCCGGGCATGGAGGGCGTCGGCACCGTCGTGCGGGTGGGTGACGGCGTCGACGACGTCGCGGTGGGCGCGCTGGTCGCGGTGGCGGCCAAGGGCATGATGCGCCGCTTCGCCGTGGTCGACCGTCAGCTCGTCGTCGCCCTGCCCGCGGACACCGATCCCGGCCACTGCACCAGCACCATCGCCTTCGGCACCGCGGAGTACGCGCTGCTGGACCTGGCCAAGCTGCAACCGGGGGAGACCGTGCTCATCCACGGCGCGGCGGGCGGGGTCGGTACGGCGGCCATCCAGGTGGCCAAGGCGCAGGGCGCGCGCATCATCGGCACCGCGAGCACCCCGGAACGCCGGGCGCACATCCTGGCCGCCGGTGCCGATCACGCGGTGAACTCGCGCTCGCTCAACTTCGTCGACGACGTGCTGGCACTGACCGGCGGCGCCGGCGCCGAGGTGATCGTCAGCAGCGCGCCGGGGGAGATCCTGCGCCAGAACTTCCACGCCGCCGCCGAATTCGGGCGCATCGTCGAGGTCGGCAAGGCCGACATCTACACCGGCGGCCTGCTGGAACTGGCCGTGTTCGACAAGAACCTGGCCTACTACTCGATGGACCTGGACCGGCTGGTCGCCGTGCGGCCGCAGCGCCTGGCCCGGCTGCTGGAGCGGGTGTTCGAGAAGGTCACCGAGGGCACCTACACCCCGCTGCCGTACCAGCTGTTCGGCACCGAGGAGGTGGGCAAGGCGTTCGAGGAGACGCTGCGCTCCTCGCGGCCCGCCCGCATCGCCGTCCGGGTGGACACCCCCGAACCCGCGGTGCGGCCGCAGCTGCCCGACGTCGAGATCGACAGCGCCGCGACCTATCTGATCACCGGTGGGTTCGGTGGGTTCGGCCTGGCCATCGGCCGCTGGCTGACCCTGCGCGGTGCGCGCAGACTGGTGCTGGTCGGGCGGCGCGGCGCGACCACCGACGCCGCCCGCGACCAGCTGGCCGCCTGGCGGACCCTCGGCGTCGAGGTGATCGAGGAACTCGCCGACATCGCCGACGACGCCGCCGTGGCCGGGGTGGTGGCCAGAGCGCACGGTGCCGAGCACCCGCTGCGCGGGGTCTTCCACGCGGCGGGCGCGGTGGCCGACAACAACATCGGCAAGATGACGTTCGACCAGCTCGACCTCGTCTATCGGCCGAAGGTCCACGGCGCGCGGCTGGTGCACGACGCGATCCGCGACGCGGGCATCACCCTGGACATGTTCGTCCTGTGCTCCTCCGGCGGCTCGATGTACGGCATCTACGGCCAGTACAACTACTGCGCGGCCAATCTCGCCGTCGAGGCCCTCGCCGAGGAGTGGACCAGGGCGGGGGAGCGGGCGCTGTGTGTCGGCTGGGGACACCTGTCCGGCGCGACCGGTGGCATGGCCGCCGACGAGACCGCCGAGAAATACCTCGACCTGGTGGGCTTCGGGCCGATCGACATGGCCGACGCCACCGCCTATCTGGAGCAGACCCTGCGCCTCGGCGCCATCCGCGCCGCCATCATCCCCACCGACTGGGCCAAGCTCACCGGCACCTTCCCCCAGCTCACCCGTACCGGCCGCACCGTCGCCCTGGCCAAGGCGGCCGCCAAGGACACCTCCGAACTCGCCCGGCTCCGCGCGGAACTGGCCGCCATGGACGACACCAAGCGCGGCCCGTACATCGCCCGCAAGATGGCCGACGAACTGGCGGTGGTGATGGGCGTGCCGGTGGAATCCATCGACATGACGATCCCGGTGCCCGAACTGGGCCTGGACTCGCTGATGGCGGTGGAACTGGGCGCCCGGGTCACCAAGACCCTCGGCATCGATCTGATGTCGCTGCAGATGGGCCGCTCGTTCAGCCTGGAACAGGCCGGGCCGAAGGTCGCCGAACTCGTGCTCGCCTCCGAACCGGCTGCCGCCCAGCCACTTCCGGACCCGTCGCACACCGAGCCGGACGACCCGGCGGCAGCGGTGGGCGAGGCGTCGATGGCGCTGGCGCGCTGA
- a CDS encoding glycosyltransferase family 39 protein, with the protein MTHRAPVPDVRPAPPAELPPFAWREVTVVVAVAATLFLLRLDRYRIGGDELYFVAAGHRPSVSYADQGAVVPLLAALADHLAPGSTTMLRLPAVLCTLAAVVLSAVLAREFGGGRLPQTVAALAYATTPLAVMQSAMLSTFALDVTLTAVVAWLLIRWVRTRADSLLVAAGLVAALDFHVKWLIPIVWAGLTLGVLLFGPRAMLRRPAWWLGSALLLGAAVPVLWWQHERGWPQVSMGAVVRAEQLATASPIMVPWTMIQITGALGVLLLVGMWGGLRSPRLRPYYFLIPMIALGLGGVALGGLRPYFVAGAFPGLFAAGAVHLTEVGLARRGRIAGGLLTGIAAATCLVLVLALPLPQSRLTRPTDDYADNDARSKYFGQGGWSELVSTVDGAYRALPAEGRNGLVLVTQNYWQAAALEYFGPARGLPAVYSPNRGYGYFAAPPDDTGAVLYVGVDHPGVVLGVACADTTMLARIDEPLGHPGVNRAVGVWLCRTPHVTWAALWPALRTLGFVDGTARPAR; encoded by the coding sequence ATGACCCACCGAGCCCCGGTACCGGACGTGCGTCCGGCCCCGCCCGCCGAACTGCCACCGTTCGCCTGGCGGGAGGTGACGGTCGTCGTCGCGGTCGCGGCCACGCTGTTCCTGCTGCGGCTGGACCGCTACCGGATCGGTGGCGACGAACTGTATTTCGTCGCCGCGGGGCACCGCCCCTCGGTGAGCTACGCCGATCAGGGCGCGGTGGTTCCGCTGCTGGCCGCGCTGGCCGATCACCTCGCTCCCGGATCGACCACGATGCTGCGCCTGCCCGCGGTGCTGTGCACGCTGGCGGCGGTGGTGCTCAGTGCCGTGCTCGCCCGGGAGTTCGGTGGCGGCAGACTGCCGCAGACGGTGGCGGCGCTCGCCTACGCGACCACGCCGCTGGCCGTGATGCAGTCGGCGATGCTCAGCACCTTCGCCCTCGACGTCACCCTCACGGCCGTGGTCGCGTGGCTGCTGATCCGGTGGGTGCGGACCCGCGCCGATTCGCTGCTGGTGGCGGCCGGGCTGGTGGCGGCGCTGGACTTCCACGTCAAATGGCTGATCCCGATCGTGTGGGCGGGCCTGACCCTCGGCGTGCTGCTGTTCGGTCCGCGCGCGATGTTGCGCCGCCCGGCCTGGTGGCTCGGGTCCGCGCTACTGCTGGGCGCGGCCGTTCCGGTGCTGTGGTGGCAGCACGAGCGCGGCTGGCCGCAGGTGTCGATGGGTGCCGTCGTGCGCGCCGAACAGCTCGCCACCGCGAGCCCGATCATGGTGCCGTGGACGATGATCCAGATCACGGGTGCCCTGGGCGTGCTGCTGCTGGTGGGGATGTGGGGTGGGCTGCGCTCGCCACGCCTGCGGCCCTACTACTTCCTGATCCCGATGATCGCGCTCGGGCTGGGCGGGGTGGCGCTCGGCGGGCTGCGGCCCTACTTCGTGGCGGGCGCGTTTCCCGGACTCTTCGCCGCGGGCGCGGTCCATCTGACCGAAGTCGGGCTCGCCCGGCGCGGCCGGATCGCGGGCGGACTGCTCACCGGCATCGCCGCCGCGACCTGCCTGGTCCTGGTCCTGGCGCTGCCGCTGCCGCAGTCCCGGCTGACCCGGCCCACCGACGACTACGCCGACAACGACGCGCGCAGCAAGTATTTCGGCCAGGGCGGCTGGTCCGAACTGGTGTCCACGGTGGACGGCGCGTACCGCGCACTGCCGGCCGAGGGCCGAAACGGGCTCGTCCTGGTCACCCAGAACTATTGGCAGGCAGCGGCTTTGGAGTACTTCGGCCCCGCGCGGGGCCTGCCCGCCGTGTACAGCCCGAATCGCGGGTACGGCTATTTCGCCGCGCCGCCGGACGACACCGGCGCCGTCCTGTACGTCGGCGTGGACCACCCGGGGGTGGTGCTCGGCGTCGCGTGCGCGGACACCACGATGCTCGCCCGGATCGACGAACCACTCGGCCACCCCGGGGTGAATCGCGCTGTCGGGGTGTGGCTGTGCCGCACACCGCACGTCACCTGGGCGGCGCTGTGGCCGGCACTGCGCACGCTCGGGTTCGTCGACGGGACCGCGCGACCGGCGCGGTGA
- a CDS encoding alpha/beta hydrolase, whose product MEIEIAARLRGWAARMVVPPVVAVLAVAGGTAAAAPEDDPAAPMPTRAVTDARPAANGSRLVSARQGPGRLVDIAVHSESMNRPITVQVLPAPDSSRPAPTLYLLNGVDGGTDTGDWTDGSNWLTKTDVRTFFADKQVNVVMPVGGGASFYTDWHSDDPRLGRHRWTTFLTRELPPVLDSAFRTTGVNAVAGLSMASAAVFQLAIEAPGLFRAVAAYSGCVRTSDASGQALVDAVVIGRQGNPLNMWGPPSDPRWRANDPYLRAAELRGTEVYVATGNGWPGSLDTLDGPDVRGNPVKLADQLLIGGVLDAVAYRCTLQLRDRLRELDIPATFDLRPSGTHSWGYWEQDLHRSWPMLAAALTR is encoded by the coding sequence ATGGAGATCGAGATCGCCGCGCGACTGCGCGGCTGGGCGGCGCGGATGGTGGTGCCGCCGGTGGTCGCGGTGCTGGCCGTCGCCGGTGGCACCGCCGCCGCGGCGCCCGAGGACGACCCGGCCGCCCCCATGCCCACGCGCGCGGTGACCGACGCCCGGCCCGCCGCCAACGGGTCGCGGCTGGTGAGCGCGCGGCAAGGTCCGGGCAGGCTCGTCGACATCGCGGTGCACTCCGAGTCGATGAACCGGCCGATCACCGTGCAGGTGCTGCCCGCGCCGGACAGCTCGCGGCCCGCGCCCACGCTGTACCTGCTCAACGGTGTCGACGGCGGCACCGACACCGGCGACTGGACCGACGGCAGCAACTGGCTCACCAAGACCGACGTGCGCACCTTCTTCGCGGACAAGCAGGTCAATGTCGTGATGCCGGTCGGCGGCGGTGCGAGCTTCTATACCGATTGGCACAGCGACGATCCCCGGCTCGGGCGGCACCGCTGGACCACCTTCCTCACTCGCGAGCTGCCGCCGGTGCTCGACTCCGCGTTCCGCACCACGGGGGTGAACGCGGTGGCCGGGCTGTCGATGGCGAGCGCGGCGGTGTTCCAGCTGGCCATCGAGGCGCCGGGACTGTTCCGCGCGGTCGCCGCCTACAGCGGGTGCGTGCGCACCAGCGACGCGAGCGGGCAGGCGCTGGTCGACGCCGTGGTGATCGGGCGCCAGGGCAATCCGCTGAACATGTGGGGCCCGCCGAGCGATCCGCGCTGGCGCGCCAACGACCCCTACCTGCGGGCGGCCGAACTACGCGGCACCGAGGTCTATGTGGCCACCGGCAACGGCTGGCCCGGCTCGCTGGACACCCTGGACGGGCCGGATGTGCGGGGCAATCCGGTGAAGCTGGCCGACCAGCTGCTCATCGGCGGCGTCCTGGACGCGGTGGCCTATCGCTGCACCCTGCAACTGCGAGACCGGTTGCGGGAGCTCGACATTCCGGCGACCTTCGACCTGCGTCCCAGCGGCACCCATTCCTGGGGCTACTGGGAGCAGGACCTGCACCGCTCGTGGCCGATGCTGGCGGCGGCGCTCACCCGGTGA
- a CDS encoding MMPL family transporter codes for MFAELTQWAEVVVRRRYLVIVVTVAGLLALGGYGLGLGERLSSAGWDDPSSESVRAAELRDRTFGRDHSGDLILLFHAPAGKTIDDPEFAGRVVTQLDALPHRFPDRISKINGAYWPTATGLALPDIFGSTDRAHAFASVAVAGSDATTQLRNYRAVADELVFPGLDVEVAGGQPVAAALTDTMAHDQRRVELIAVPAVAVLLFFLFGGVVAAALPLLVGGLTVLGAWGLLRVLTLVTEVNSFVSPVVSMIGLGLAIDYGLFVLSRFREELAAGHEVEAAVRRAVATAGRTVLFSATIVAVAAAAILVFPQGFLRSFAYGAIITISLAALTSVTLLPALLAVLGRRVDRFGVDWFRRVPPPEQVAANRWGRIAGAAMKRPLAVAIPICIGLLLLILPMRELAFGSISERFLPPQHPQRVAQQHFDALFPLRRIDPVDLVVVTFDARAADTVLATANSAPGLAAPFPALLRSPFQPQVLTTQTVLTRSADAAATIDFLRSMPVPGGTTLLVGGQPAVEQDSIDALVARLPWMIALVFLATTVLLALTFGSLILPLQAAALNLLGLGATLGILTWIFVGGHGAELIGFTPQPIMALILVVIVSVIYGLSTDYEVFLLSRIVEARAHGATTTAAARDGVARTGRIITAAALILLVVTGAFAWSDLLMMQYIAFGLVTALLIDATVLRVLLVPATMALLGESCWWAPAWLTRLHRTRHLPETP; via the coding sequence GTGTTCGCCGAGTTGACGCAGTGGGCCGAGGTGGTGGTGCGGCGCCGCTATCTGGTGATCGTGGTGACGGTGGCCGGTCTGCTCGCACTGGGCGGGTACGGACTCGGCCTCGGCGAGCGGTTGAGTTCTGCCGGCTGGGACGATCCGTCGTCGGAATCGGTGCGCGCGGCGGAATTACGCGACCGGACGTTCGGGCGTGATCACAGCGGCGACCTCATTCTGTTGTTCCACGCCCCGGCGGGAAAGACGATCGACGATCCGGAATTCGCCGGCCGGGTGGTCACACAGCTCGATGCCCTGCCGCACCGGTTTCCGGACCGGATATCCAAGATCAACGGCGCGTATTGGCCGACGGCCACCGGCCTGGCGCTGCCGGATATCTTCGGTTCCACCGACCGCGCGCACGCGTTCGCCTCCGTCGCCGTCGCCGGTTCGGACGCGACGACACAGCTGCGGAATTACCGCGCGGTGGCGGACGAATTGGTCTTTCCCGGTCTCGATGTGGAGGTCGCGGGCGGGCAGCCGGTGGCCGCCGCCCTCACCGACACCATGGCCCACGATCAGCGGCGGGTGGAGCTGATCGCGGTGCCCGCGGTGGCGGTGCTGCTGTTCTTCCTCTTCGGCGGGGTCGTGGCCGCGGCGCTGCCGTTGCTCGTCGGCGGGCTCACCGTGCTCGGCGCGTGGGGGCTGCTGCGTGTGCTCACCCTGGTGACCGAGGTGAATTCCTTCGTCTCCCCGGTGGTGTCGATGATCGGGCTCGGCCTGGCCATCGACTACGGGCTGTTCGTGCTGAGCCGGTTCCGGGAGGAGCTCGCCGCCGGGCACGAGGTCGAGGCGGCGGTGCGCCGGGCGGTGGCGACGGCGGGACGCACCGTGCTGTTCTCGGCGACCATCGTCGCCGTGGCGGCCGCGGCCATCCTGGTGTTCCCGCAGGGATTCCTGCGCTCGTTCGCCTACGGCGCCATCATCACCATCTCCCTGGCCGCGCTGACCTCGGTCACCCTGCTGCCCGCCCTGCTCGCGGTACTCGGACGGCGGGTCGACCGGTTCGGCGTCGACTGGTTCCGCCGGGTTCCCCCGCCGGAACAGGTGGCCGCGAACCGGTGGGGCCGGATCGCCGGGGCGGCGATGAAACGACCGCTCGCGGTGGCGATTCCGATCTGTATCGGCCTGTTGCTGCTGATCCTGCCGATGCGGGAGCTGGCCTTCGGCTCGATCAGTGAGCGGTTCCTGCCGCCGCAGCATCCGCAACGGGTGGCGCAGCAGCATTTCGACGCGCTGTTCCCGCTGCGCCGGATCGACCCGGTCGATCTGGTCGTGGTCACCTTCGACGCCCGGGCGGCCGACACCGTGCTGGCTACCGCCAATTCCGCGCCCGGTCTGGCCGCGCCGTTCCCCGCGCTGTTGCGCTCGCCGTTCCAGCCGCAGGTGCTCACCACCCAGACGGTGCTCACGCGGTCCGCGGACGCCGCGGCGACCATCGACTTCCTGCGCTCGATGCCGGTACCCGGCGGGACGACGCTGCTGGTGGGCGGTCAGCCCGCGGTCGAGCAGGACAGCATCGACGCGCTGGTCGCCCGGTTGCCATGGATGATCGCGCTGGTCTTCCTCGCCACCACCGTGCTGCTCGCGCTCACCTTCGGATCGCTGATCCTGCCGTTGCAGGCCGCCGCGCTCAATCTGCTCGGACTCGGCGCCACCCTCGGCATCCTCACCTGGATCTTCGTCGGCGGGCACGGCGCGGAGCTGATCGGTTTCACCCCGCAACCGATCATGGCGCTGATCCTGGTGGTGATCGTGTCGGTGATCTACGGCCTGTCCACCGACTACGAGGTGTTCCTGCTGTCGCGCATCGTCGAGGCCCGCGCGCACGGCGCCACCACCACGGCGGCCGCGCGCGACGGCGTGGCCCGCACCGGCCGGATCATCACCGCGGCCGCGCTGATCCTGCTGGTCGTCACCGGCGCCTTCGCCTGGTCGGACCTGCTGATGATGCAGTACATCGCCTTCGGCCTCGTCACGGCGCTGCTGATCGACGCCACCGTCCTGCGCGTACTGCTGGTCCCGGCGACCATGGCCCTGCTCGGCGAATCCTGCTGGTGGGCGCCCGCGTGGCTGACCCGTCTGCACCGCACCCGACACCTCCCGGAGACGCCATGA